The DNA region AATGCTGGCGTTGAGATTCATGTGGGGGATAATAAGCCCCAGACTTTTGGGGCCGAGAAGCCGCATCTTTGGCGGTTGGGCTGCTATAACCAGATTTTTGCGGATTTTTTTGCGTTCGTCTTCATCCTGAGTTGTATATCCGGGTCCTATGATGGCTGCGGCCTTTACTCCGCGTTTGCGTAACTGGATTATTATTTCAGGGCATTCTTCAAGAGGTCTGCATATTATGGCCAGATCAGGTATTTTGGGGAGTTCGGATACGCTTTTGTAGGTGAGAACACCGGAGATGGCTTCGTCATCTGCTGCAACCGGCATTACCGGTCCCAGAAAGCCTCCTCCCATCAGGTTCCGCATGAGAATATTCCCGGCATTCCCGGCGTCATTGGTTGCGCCGATAACAGCTACAGAACTGGGCTGGAAAAGTGACTTCAGGTTTATGACGCTCATTCAGACCTCTTTTAAAAGACGGTTTTCGGACAGAATCGACTGACACTGAATGGTAGCAAAAAAATATCGGGATTGAAATTGGTTATAACCGCTTTTTATTATTTATGGTTTATCATAAATAATAAAAAGCCGGGTTTAAATCTCTGATTTAAACCCGGTCGAAAATATACCGGCTATATTTCTTTTGGTGCTGGTTGCTGGTTTTTTGGTATTGTTTGCGGTGGATTATGATGTTCAGGTTTTTCTTTTATAATTATTTCCTGATGATATATTTTTGTATTCTTTAAAAATGAGTCATGGAAATAGAATCCTGCTGCAGTGAAAATAAGCACCAGTGCGATACTGTTCCATAGTACCCAGCGGTGAACTCCCCCGGCTTCCCTAAGTGCCTCGGCTGTGCTGTGTTCAGGATTGCATGATTTTATATGCTGTATTTTTTTCCGGCAATCCAGATAATAAATGTAATTTGCACAGATGCCGCAGGCGAGCTGGACAAGGAATCCTCCAATTGAGACAAAAACAAGAGACAGGGCAGCCCATAAATAAAGTTTGCGGTATAAAAACCAGAATGGTCCGAAGAAAAATGCCGGCCAGTGCCATGTGAGAGCAAATCTGTTGTTTCTTATTCTGAATTTCGAAAATTTGTATAAGTATTTTATTTTATTTTTACCTACAAATTCTGAAAGATCCTCTTCCGTTACTTGATTAGTATTTTCCTGCATATTTCCGTTTCGCTTTTACATCATGAACTGGTGCATGCTGAGCATCATCGCACCGCCGAAGAATATTGTGACAAAGAAGATCCAGACCGGTTGAAGGAAGAAACATATTATTCCGACTATTTTGACCCAGCTGTGAACGCCACCCGCATCCTGCAGGACATGCCTGACATTTTGCGGATTGCAGCCCTCTGTAATCATGTTTATTTTTGTGGAGCAGTCGCGATAATACAGATAGTAAGCACTGAGGCCATAACCTATCTGGGCAATGAAATTTCCGAAAGGCAGGAATGTCACCAAAAGTGATATGACTGCCCAGAAATACATTTTACGGTACAAAAACCACCAGAATCCAAAGAAAAAGGCCGGCCAGTGCCATGTTACGGTAAAACTTTCCCTAAGAGCCTGAAACTTGGAAAAGTTATACAGATATTTATATGAATTAGGGCCTATATAGGCCTCGTAGTCTTCTGTAGTTGTGATAAACATATTTTCCGGCATGCTGCTAGGTTCTAAAGTTTGGTTGATTAACTTAATTATTTAAGGCAGACATGCAATCTGTCTGACTGTGCTGCTCTTTCAGCATACAGTAAAGACTCTTATGCATCAATTTTTACATATCCATGAAGTTGACTGTTTTTTGACATTGCCCGGGTTATAGTCTAACGAAATTTGGTTCCACGGCCAGTGTTGCATACGGACTGGAATTAAACTTCATTTAAATAGAAATTTTTCAGTATATTTTAAGAGATCAGATATGTCCAAAGTTCAGAAAATAAAAGGTGTTGCAGACCTTTATCCTGAAGAAAGCGCCAAATATGCTTTCATGGAAGCAACAGCAAGAAAAATCTTTGGTGGTTACGGCTTCGGAGAACTCCGGACCCCTATATTAGAAAAAACAGAACTTTTCTGTCGCTCCATTGGTGAAGAAACCGATGTTGTGCAAAAAGAAATGTATACCTTCCCGGACCGCAAAGGACGTTCACTTACCATGCGTCCTGAAGCTACAGCAGGGGTTGTTCGTTCATACGTTGAAAACAAGATTTATCAGCCCGGCAAGGTAAGCAAATATTTTACTATCGGACCTATGTTCCGCTATGAGCGTCCTCAGGCCGGACGCATGCGCCAGTTTCATCAGATAAACGCTGAAGCTTTCGGATCTCCAGAACCTCAGGCTGATGCTGAAATTCTGCTGATGCTTTCTGCTTTCCTTAGTGAAATAGGCCTTGAGAAGCTTTCAATTGAGCTTAATTCTCTCGGATGTCCTGAATG from Maridesulfovibrio bastinii DSM 16055 includes:
- a CDS encoding DUF2628 domain-containing protein — encoded protein: MQENTNQVTEEDLSEFVGKNKIKYLYKFSKFRIRNNRFALTWHWPAFFFGPFWFLYRKLYLWAALSLVFVSIGGFLVQLACGICANYIYYLDCRKKIQHIKSCNPEHSTAEALREAGGVHRWVLWNSIALVLIFTAAGFYFHDSFLKNTKIYHQEIIIKEKPEHHNPPQTIPKNQQPAPKEI
- a CDS encoding DUF2628 domain-containing protein, which translates into the protein MFITTTEDYEAYIGPNSYKYLYNFSKFQALRESFTVTWHWPAFFFGFWWFLYRKMYFWAVISLLVTFLPFGNFIAQIGYGLSAYYLYYRDCSTKINMITEGCNPQNVRHVLQDAGGVHSWVKIVGIICFFLQPVWIFFVTIFFGGAMMLSMHQFMM